One Desmodus rotundus isolate HL8 chromosome 10, HLdesRot8A.1, whole genome shotgun sequence genomic window, AGAGGCAgcccctgtggggtggggaggacccaGGGAGATTAATGGTTGCAAAGCTTACCCGCTAATTAAGTGCTCATTAGATGCCACGATGATTTTTGTGACTTGGGCCAGAATCCAATGAGGCTGTAGGGACCTACTGGGTGCTTCATTTACATAACTGCCTCTCAGGAAGCCCTGGAAAATTCTGATCCTCACAGGAAGAAAATCCCACTGCCTTTAAACGTTAGACAAAGAGTAACTGAAACAGAAGCTCTGAAAATGCAGAAATGCTGAAGCATTCAAGGTTTCAGAAGAGACGGTCTGGTAAAAAGTTAAGGCACAGCACAGAAAAGAGGAGACGCaggtgaaggaagggaaggaagacgTGAGCGCATGGGGTCATAGGCCCGGGACAATCAATACTCCTTCCCCCGGTCATCCAGCTCATCCAGACTCACTGCTTGCGAAGTTCTCTTGAGAAAAAGCATCAGAAATTTGTGTGAATCTTTTAAAGTAAatgagataaatataaaataaatggcaCCCAGTGTGGGAATGGTTAGAAAAGCCCTTTGAAAAGATTCAGGAACTGTGTACGTAAAACCAAACTGAAACCACACAAAGGAAGAGGCAGTGGGGAGGCACAGGCCGCGAGGAGGCCAGGGGGAGGTTCAGGTCCCCAGATCTGCTCAGGGGAGGGCTTGTGCCCCACCGGAGGATTCAGGACATTCTGGGAGGAGGCAGCCAGGCTCCATCCCTGTGACTCACACACACCTTCCGAGGACCAAGAGCCCTGTGGCCTTGGCTGATCTCTAGGAAATGCCCTAAAGGAAGGATGTCTTTTCCTAGCACTACCAGGGAAGGACCCTAGGTTCCTTTTAGGGAAGTGAGGGTGGGGGATGTCCAGACAAAGGGAAAGGACTAGGGACCAGTGTCCTTGGGTATGAAGGCAGTGACTGCCTGTTGGGCCCCAGGAGGCCCTAATGGGAGCCCTCGATCAAACAACCATGAGGCCTGTCAGGCCACCTGGCCAGACCAAGATGGCAGCCTGCTGGCAACTTACCAGTGAGAGTATTCACCAAGGGAGAGAGAAGGCTGGATTAGAAGGTAGAGGGCGCCCAAAGCTCCAGGTGGGGCCCATCAAGAGAGCCCCTGAACCTCTTTTGAGCTTGAGCTCTGGGCTCTGGCCTATTCAAAATCTGCTGCAGTGAATGAAGCAGATGTTGTATACGGAATTCATATCTACTTCTTAAAataggtataaaataaaaaatacggGAGTTTAGCATTCTGGGAAAATGAAAGTGGGTAGCTGACTGAAAGTGCCCCACAACTCACAGCACCAGCTGAGCTAAGTGGCTACATGCATCTGCGTGAAGCACAGTTGAAAACTAATGGCCCACAGGCACACTTTACTTGGcccatacaatatttttaaaatttctaagccaccctggctggtatggctgagtggattgagcactggactgcgaagcaaagggatacaggttcgattcccagtcacggcacattgcctgggttgcaggccaggtccccagtaggaggcacgtgagaggcaactacacactgatgtttctccccctctcgttctccctccctcccctctctcgaaagataaataaataaaactctgccttcattcctaaaatataaaataaaataaaatttctaaatcaGTTTCTACCACTAAAAAGTCAGAAAACCTTCCATTAAAAccggtttcttttttaaagctctgacaggccccggctggtgtgtctcagtagattgagtgacagcctgtgaaccaaagggtcgctggttcaattccctgtcagggtacatgtctgggtttcgggccaagttcccagtagggggcatgtgagaggcaaccacacactgatgtttctttccctttttctccctcccttcccctcaaaaaaaaaataaataaaaaataaaatctttaaagctcTGACAGTACTGGACCCCTATTTCCACAGCAGAGTAAGGCTTTGAGGGGGGTTGGCTGTCCATATCACCGCAGTCCCCACTCTGCCCTACCAATCCCCACCTGGAGACTAGGGATCAGCTCCCAAGTAGCACTGTGCTTGctctcttgtttctcttttaacAGAGTTATGAATAAAGTATACTAGTTCTAATATCCATCAAAAGAGGGAAACAAAAGGTGGACTAAGAAAGGTTGTATGTTTCAAGAAAAATGGGAGCAAGCCCGTTCCTTTATGGCCACGAAGAATATTGTACACCAACTGCTTTCCTCATTTCCGTGGCCTGCCTGGTCCCTGAAGGCCTTTGCGAAGCTGTGGCCCACCTGGGCCTGCCTGAATCCTCAGCCGGGAACAGAAGTTGGGATGAAACCCTGCCCTGGACATGGGCATGGAGCAGTTAGGGATGAGCCCGTGTATGTAAGCGTGGGAAGGAGCACGGGCCTCCCGCCTACCATTGCACTTGGTGATGAGCTGGTCCTTCTTGCTGGACTCCTGCAGGGCTCTGCTCTTGACGGTGGAGAGCCTGGGTGGAAAACATAAGAAAGGGTGGGCAGGCTGATGGGCAGATGGGACCCCTAACCTTCCCCCCTACCAAGGCCCACTTACGCCTTCTCAAAGGCCAGCTTCTCTTTCTCCAGCTGTTTAGACAGCACCTCTACCTCTCCGAGGGCAAACTGTAACTTCTCCTCTTCCTTAGTCAGGAGGACCTTGGTCTTGGCATGAGCAGCTTTCTCTTCCTACAGGGGCAACACCAATAACCTCATTACCCCAACCACCTAGGATCTCCTAGGCTGCCTCAACCAGCCCCCTTACTCAAGGGCCACACAGAAGCCAGGGCACAGAAAGGTTCTGTCCTCATTACTGGGGCCGGAGGCTCTCAGAGGCGGGCACTCAGTGACTCTGCTCAACCACAGAGATCCTGGGACACGGGGGAAGATTAGGAGCCTGCAGAGGCCATTACTCACCACCAGCTCCTTTTCCAGTGCCTGGAACTCTTCTTTACTGACAAAATTTTCATCCTGGAGAACCATCTGCAATAGAGACTGGCTCAggaagggcctggggctggggtgtccTCAGGGACGAGGAGCAAAGATGGATAATGGGATGATGCCCATGGCACCTCAGATGAGATTGGGGCCCTGGGAAGGGAGAATTCGGCTCCACAAGATTCACTGAGGCTCAGCTCTAggtcctgccctcaaggagcaaCCAGTCTTATAGAGGAGACAGCCCATGGCTAGCACTTGGAACTTGGCGTGTACTATGATGGAGAAGCCCAAAGTGGTGTTCAGAGGAGGGTCCTGACCCTGGGGAAAGGTCAGAACTGCTTCAGGAGAAGGGGACATCAGATCAGACCTGAGATCTGACTGCTATGTAGGGGTGGGCCAGAAGAGGAGGAGTGGAAAAGAAAAGGGTTCTAGACTGGGAGAAAAAGGCCAGGGATGGTGCCTGCCTCTTAACGAAACCAAGAGGAAGAGCTGGGTACCTTCAGGTAATTGAAGGTAATTCAACGCTTAGGGCTGCATATACAGCCATTAGAACGAGAAACAGAGGTAAATCATATTCTTTCTGAGATGGAATTATCTCCTGCCTTCTTAGCAAGATagaaaacgaaaacaaaaaaagCATGAACTCCACCTGGCCAGGATTTTACCATGCCTGTCCAGATAATCTATGGCTCCAATGCTTTGCTCCCATGAATTGGGGTTTGACTGAGAAAACAAACGCAAAGGGACATAAAGGGGTCAGAAGCCAAAGCCCTTAAATTGTCGTGTGCAAGGTTCAAATCTGGGCTTACTGCACTTAGCATGGCACTTCATTAGACACTGGGGAGAGGATGTCCCTAATAGGAAGGATGCCTGAACCAGAGGGCCTCGGGAAGTCAGTGAGGTCATCTCCAACTAGAAATGGGAAAATGAGGCTCAGTGAATAGATAGGAACACATCCACCGGATCCTGCACAAAGAGGCAAAGAGAGTAGAGAACAACGTGATTTAGATTAAAATTCCCttgtaaaatattcatgaaattcTTCCTTTTGGCTCCACCCCCACAAGCCGTAACACATCTGGGCCCCGCCTCCTGGTGACGCCATTGGCAATCGGCTCCCGGCACGCCCCTTCCTTCCGGAGAGGGTCTGGCCCCGACCCCACCATTTAGGCTGCCTCTCCCTCAGCTCTTCTGGCTGCGTACCACGTTCCTCAGCTGATGGATCAGTTCCTCCTGAGATTCAATCACGTCCCGCAGTTGATCGAAGGCGAGACACACCGACCCTGACCCCCCCTGCGACCACCCGGCGGGCGTCGCCATCTTTTGCCCCCGCCAGCCCGTTGGAAATGGCTGCCGCTGAGTCGCTCAACAAGTCGCCCACCAATGAAGATGAGACGCCACAGAGCACCCTGGCAACCGGGGGCGGGGACTTTAGCTGTTAGCTGGGGATGGGACCCGCCTCTTAAAGGAGTCGCCCGGGGAATTTAAAACCCTCAGGAATTCAGTTTACAGAGAATTTGCCTATCTGTCTTATCTTGTGTTTCTCACGCAGTCCAGAGTACCAGGCGGGGACGGGCTAATATTGACATTTCTTTTATGAGCCAGTGAACAGACAACACATCTGCCCTCAGCCTTCTCCCGGAAACTGCAAGACCGTGAAGCTATTTAAAGCAACACCTGCATCTTTAGCTTCACACGCCTCTCTCCCACCCTAATCTCTAAATACACCCCAGAGTATGAGACTCCAGCCTTCTGTGTTCTCTCTTCCTCCTACAACATATGCAGTATTTAGGAGGCCCTAGCCTAAGCAGTGAAGGCGAGGCTCAAGAATAGAAAAGGAGAGTGGTCTCGTCCAAGATGAGTCCCGGTAATCTGGTACCAGGCTTTTTGCAGCCACAATAGAGCCAAGTGCGACCATATCAGGGTGCTGCGGAGGGCACTGAAGAAGAGTCTGAAGAGATTAGAACTGAAGTGGAGCTTGAAGGAGACTTCTAAAACGGGTAGGGAAGGGTAAAGTGATCACACATGTCACCAAATCCCTATCCCCCTTTGTTTTGAAACCCAGTTAAGGTTAAGCTTGGGGAATATCGGAGCTAATATTGATCGAGTATTCACTATTTTGTGGCACAATTATGCCACATTAGTATTATTTCACTTGCTCTTCATAATAACCTTGGGAAGTAGTTTCTAAtgtccacattttacagatgaggaaatgcagGTTCTCTAGAgtgaataacttgcccaaagtcacccaagATACTAAGCCTTGGAACAGTTTTCAGGTGGGCAGTTTGATTATAGAttccatattctttttattttttattttttaaaaaattatttatttttagagagaggggaaggaagggagagaaagagagggagagaaacatcagtgtgaaagagaaacgtAATCGGCTGCATCTTGTACTtgtcctgaccagggacaaacccgcaacctaggcatgtgccctcactgggaatagaaccgACGACCTTttcccaaccgactgagccacagtAGAGTCTGTGTTCTTAACCATGACGTTGTGCTGCATTTTTGTTGAACATAATGGATACTGAAGACATGGAAGCAGGAAATGACTATATTTAGGAGTTTGCAAAAAAATGTTATCAGTGTCCAGGAGGGAAGCTGAAAGTTTAGGTAAGCCACTCAGGCTGCTCCCCAGGGCTCCTGAGGGGTCTGTTTTTTAGCTGGATTTTGTGGCCTGACAAACATGGTCATTCCTGTGGCTGTCTCAGCGATAGCCCTTGTTTTATCTTCCCTTGTTGCTTGTGTCTGTTCTCATGTCCCTGACAGCAAGGCTATTTCTGTCAGCCAATCTGACAGGGCCCAGAGTATACAGTTCACTAGGACTGCTGTGATGGAAATGTTCATCTGCACTGCCCTGTACTGCAGCCACTAGCCAATGTGGGCTATTCAGCCCTTGAAGCATGGCTCATGTGACTGaggaattgcttttaaaattttttaaaaatttaaaatttacattaaaatagccttatgtggccctgactggtgtggctcagagagtTGGgagttgtcctgcaaactgaaaggtcgcgggttcgattcctggtcaggacacacacttgggttgcaggccaggtccccgactgggggcgtgcaagaggcaactgatcgatgtttctccagaatgttgatgtttctctccctctttctccctcccttctgatctctctaaaaacaactgaataaaatcttttaaaaataaatagatagcCATATGTGGCTCCTGGCTACTGTTTTGGACAGCGTGGGCCTAGAGGATGCAGTATATACAGGTTGTGTGCCTCAGCACAGAGCTTTCTTGGAACTTTGTCTATCAAATGTGAGTGTTCACCTGAATCACCCTGGACAAAGCTGCACATTCCTCTGGGGCAGTGACCCCTGAATCTTCTCTTGAACTGTGTCCCCTCTGTAGGGTTATTCATAAGGGGCTGCTCGATATCTCTTGCCACTCACCATTTACCTCCACCAGCTGGAACAGACTACCTTGTACACTTAGGGAAAAACCCCGGAGCACAGTAGGCTCCAGCAGCCAGTTCCCTGGGGATGGACAGTAATGAGCAAGAGAGAATGCTGGACACCAGCATAGTGATGAGGGATGGTCAGCCTGGTTGGGGACTTGCACAGACTCCCACTCTCTAGGTCAACAAACATGAGCTCCTGGCCAATCAGGGCTCAGTGGGGCGGGACGACAGGACATCACAAACAGTTCTGTGATCCTGCCTGAGGAAGAGTGGCTTTCTTCACAGGGTCATCATCATGACTGATCTTGTTTTCCATTGCTGTATAACACGTCACCCAAAATGtataccttaaaaaaaagtcaGCTTGCTCAGGAATTTTCAATTTGGGCAGAGTTCAATAGTGAACGCTCATCTCTGCTCCATGTAGTATCAGCTGGTATGGTtgttgagggagggagggaggctagAAGTTCCACTACCACGATAGCTCACTCACATAACTAGCAAATTGGTGCTGTCAGCTGGAAGCTCATCCGTGACTGAGGACCAACGGTCTTGTTCCTCTCTGCAGACTTGGTGACGGGGTTCAAGAGAAAGTATCAAAACTGACAGGAAATGGAAGATGCCAGTTTCTCGAGGCCTGGGCCTCAAAAGCAGCATAGTGTCATTTCTGCTGTATTCTATTGATTAAGGAGCCACAGAGTCCAGCTTCCAGGAGAGTGAACACATCCCACCTTTTGATGGGAGGGGTTTCAATTTGGGCTGCACTTCCAGAGGAAGTCCTGAAAGGTGGCATATCATTCCCTTCAGGATTCAGCTTGGATAAAATTAGACTGGAACTTAAGACTAGGAGGGGACACAGACAATAATCAAACACTTAAATCTCAAACTAAGTCATTCTTCAAATAAATAGCATTGTAGTCATGACAGGTGCTAAGAAAGAAAGGGATGAGAGTATTTTACAAGGAGATTTAACCCAGTCTACGGTAAAGGGAAGGCTTCTGTGGGGAAGTGATTTTTGAGCTGGAACCTAGGAAGACAATTAGGAGGCactgagggaagaggggagggccAGGTGAGTGGGAAAGGGTTCCAGAAAGAGGGAACAGGATACATCAAGTCCCTGGGTTAGCAGAGCATAGTAATGAAAAGGCTGGTAcggcaggaaagagaaagatgtaCAGGAGCAGGGGTAGAGGCCAGAAACTTGGCAGAGCCTTACTAAGTATTAGCCTTTGGTTATTGTTATTCTGGGGACAAAAGAAAGCAACTGAAATAGTTGAAGCAAGAGGGTGACGTGATATAGCTTATGCTGTGGAATGACCTCTCCAGTTGCAGCAAGGTGTACACATCGGCGGGGCCCGGAGCGGACGCACAGAGACTGCTTATACTTGTGAGGCTACTGCAAGTTTTTATAGAAGATGATAACTTGGGGGTCAGATGGTGTCAGAGTAGACGGATTTAGGGTGTTCTGGAGGTAAAACTGTTGGGACTTAGCAGTTGGTGATGGAGGGGATATGGGGGAAAGGGCgttttggttgtttattgctGCAGACTACCACAAAAGGTAATTTATGACTTAACACAaccaccattttattatttgctcATGAGTCTGCAGTTTGAAGAGGGGCTTGTTGGCGCAGCTAATTTTTGCCCAATCAGCTGGCATAAATAGCTCATATGTCCATGATCTTAGTTCTTGCTGCTAGCTCAGTCATTGGGTTCCCCTCTGCACACCTTCTTCATGTGATTAGCTTGGTGGTCTCGGGGCGCTTGGACTCtcgtggcagctggcttcccctaAGTGCAAAAATGGAAGTTGCTAGCTAGCGTTGCCACATTCTATGGATTAAAGATCAAAGGCCTGCCCAGATCGGACAGGGAACCACACAAGGGCTTGAATATTAGGTGTGGTCCATTGTGGGAGAGCAAATAAAATCTACCACAGTTTCCTGGGCTTCTGACTTTTGTACTTGGCTGGATGATGATGCTATTTATGGAAACAAGAGCACTCAAGGAGTGTTGCTCCCATTTcctccattaaaaaagaaatcgcTGTATTCTGTGAGAAGGGTGGCTATGTTTCAAGTTTCTCTTCCTCAGAGTTGCTTTCACTGATCCCTCATCCTGGATTAAATCTCTTTGCTATATATTCCCAAGGTTCCCTTGGTATCCCCTTTGACATTCATCCACTGGGGAGCGTTGTCTAAAGTTAGGTTCCCCATTAGACGTGAGCTCCAGGGGCCTTGGCGCTGGGTCTCACTTGTTCCTGATCCCCATCCCAGAAGCTCAGCTCACCTGATGTACATAAATTCTCCATCTTTGT contains:
- the SPATA24 gene encoding spermatogenesis-associated protein 24; amino-acid sequence: MATPAGWSQGGSGSVCLAFDQLRDVIESQEELIHQLRNVMVLQDENFVSKEEFQALEKELVEEKAAHAKTKVLLTKEEEKLQFALGEVEVLSKQLEKEKLAFEKALSTVKSRALQESSKKDQLITKCNEIESHIIKQEDILNGKENEIKELQQVISQQKQIFRNHMSDFRIQKQQENYMAQVLDQKHKKALGIRQAWSHQHPREK